The following are encoded together in the Sinorhizobium terangae genome:
- a CDS encoding methyl-accepting chemotaxis protein codes for MKLSIARGLAIFGAIVTAGLIISIGIKTYAFDKLRVNGPVYTQVVYGKDLIADILPPPLYTVESYMLAMEAVSNPELAKGNLEKIGTLKQAFDDRRAYWKASAAPETLKAKLENDVIGRADSYWAAMEEKFLAPYRNSDPASAAQAMDELKASFHHHEVAVNELVAMADKFLKQQEAGAASDTASLSWAATLSSAMSVLLLLTGLWFFRDRAVKPLATMSAYMQTLAAGDYDREVPYAERPDEIGMVARSVAVFRQAAIERRHARERTDEERRLRDEQEAAHARRKAIEEKDRLQVIEHLTRGLARLSAGDLSVRIVDNFSDAYEALRAEFNTGVERLAETISGVLSATDKLSTSSSEIAGATDDLAKRTEQQAASLEQTASAFNEITATAHNSSERAREASLVMVAAKDSAEKSAMVVRDAVAAMERIARSSGQIQQIINVIDQIAFQTNLLALNAGVEAARAGEAGKGFAVVAQEVRELAGRSASAAKEIKMLIEASTREVAGGVELVNQTGEALIGIEGHVQQVTDLIGVIVTAATEQSTALSEIDAALHKMDEVTQRNAAMVEETNAACRELSNEVDDLNRMAGRFQVLGRVSRLAA; via the coding sequence ATGAAACTATCTATTGCGCGCGGTTTGGCGATCTTCGGGGCGATCGTCACCGCCGGTTTGATAATTTCCATTGGCATCAAGACATACGCCTTCGACAAGCTGAGAGTAAACGGTCCGGTCTATACGCAGGTGGTCTACGGAAAGGATCTGATCGCCGACATCCTGCCGCCGCCGCTGTACACGGTAGAGTCCTACATGCTGGCGATGGAGGCCGTATCCAATCCCGAACTCGCCAAAGGCAACCTCGAGAAGATCGGAACCCTGAAACAGGCCTTTGACGACCGGCGCGCCTACTGGAAAGCGTCGGCTGCTCCCGAAACGCTCAAGGCAAAGCTGGAGAACGATGTTATCGGCAGAGCCGATTCCTATTGGGCAGCGATGGAAGAAAAGTTCCTCGCTCCGTACCGGAATAGCGATCCGGCTTCCGCGGCGCAGGCGATGGACGAGCTAAAGGCAAGCTTTCACCACCATGAAGTCGCGGTCAATGAATTGGTCGCGATGGCAGATAAGTTCCTGAAGCAGCAGGAAGCAGGTGCCGCTTCGGACACGGCGAGCCTTTCCTGGGCCGCCACCCTGAGTTCGGCGATGTCCGTCCTTCTGCTGCTCACCGGCCTTTGGTTCTTCCGCGATCGCGCGGTGAAGCCTCTGGCCACCATGTCTGCCTATATGCAGACGCTCGCCGCCGGCGACTACGATCGCGAAGTTCCCTATGCCGAGCGTCCAGATGAGATCGGCATGGTCGCAAGGTCTGTCGCCGTGTTCCGGCAGGCGGCAATCGAGCGCCGCCACGCGCGCGAGCGGACGGACGAGGAGCGCCGCCTGCGGGACGAACAAGAGGCAGCCCACGCGCGAAGGAAAGCCATCGAGGAAAAGGACCGGCTGCAAGTCATTGAACATTTGACCCGCGGACTGGCACGCCTATCTGCCGGCGATCTTTCCGTCCGCATCGTAGATAACTTCTCCGACGCGTACGAGGCGTTGAGAGCTGAGTTCAACACGGGCGTGGAACGGCTCGCTGAAACGATCTCCGGTGTCCTCAGTGCGACCGACAAGCTCAGCACGAGCTCGTCGGAAATTGCCGGGGCGACCGATGATCTGGCCAAACGGACCGAGCAGCAGGCGGCCTCGCTCGAACAGACTGCCTCCGCCTTCAACGAGATCACGGCGACGGCACACAATTCCTCGGAGCGTGCGCGAGAGGCAAGCCTGGTGATGGTCGCGGCGAAAGACAGCGCCGAGAAATCCGCGATGGTCGTGCGCGACGCAGTGGCCGCTATGGAGCGCATCGCGCGATCTTCCGGGCAGATCCAACAGATCATCAACGTCATCGACCAGATTGCCTTCCAGACCAATCTCCTGGCGCTCAATGCGGGCGTAGAGGCTGCGCGTGCCGGCGAAGCGGGTAAAGGCTTTGCCGTCGTTGCCCAGGAGGTGCGGGAACTGGCCGGTCGCTCCGCCAGTGCCGCCAAGGAGATCAAAATGCTGATCGAGGCGTCGACACGGGAAGTCGCCGGTGGCGTGGAGCTTGTCAACCAGACCGGTGAGGCGTTGATCGGGATCGAGGGGCATGTGCAGCAGGTGACCGACCTGATCGGCGTGATCGTGACTGCCGCCACCGAGCAGTCCACTGCATTGTCCGAGATCGATGCCGCACTCCATAAAATGGATGAAGTGACGCAACGGAATGCGGCGATGGTCGAAGAAACCAATGCGGCCTGCCGTGAGCTGAGCAACGAGGTGGACGACCTCAATCGCATGGCGGGCCGCTTTCAGGTGCTCGGCCGCGTAAGCAGGCTGGCGGCTTGA
- a CDS encoding LacI family DNA-binding transcriptional regulator gives MSDSTPATIEDVARIAEVSIATVSRAIHTPEKVATSTRLKVNQAIAITGYTTNAMARSLRLGRSNMILVVAPDIGDPNFSSILVGLENEARSHGYGVLIGHTQNDAQRALEYLKFLNSNQAAGLILFTGILPFGHETMTARLPPSVGIFEPVFNGGIPYVGIDDIEGARKVVDLLIAEGHRKIAFIGDSRTRLAYKRRRAGYDAGLDAAGVPAELRLVQEGDGTLESGRAAVERLFVRDTLPTAFMCVNDQTALGVMIGLKARGYDIPNDFSVTGFDDVPQATFMTPALTTIRQPRTLIGKQAMALLLDLLSDRRPAETEILLRPDLVVRNSVTAPSRRWIGK, from the coding sequence GTGTCGGATTCCACGCCCGCAACCATCGAAGACGTCGCCAGGATCGCCGAGGTTTCGATCGCGACGGTATCGCGGGCAATCCACACCCCGGAGAAGGTCGCAACGTCCACGCGACTGAAGGTCAACCAGGCGATTGCCATTACCGGTTATACGACCAATGCCATGGCGCGCAGCCTGAGGCTCGGCCGGTCGAACATGATTCTGGTCGTTGCCCCGGATATCGGCGATCCCAACTTTTCCAGCATTCTCGTAGGCCTGGAAAACGAGGCGCGGTCGCATGGCTATGGCGTGCTAATCGGCCATACGCAGAACGATGCCCAGCGCGCGCTCGAATATCTGAAGTTTCTCAATTCCAATCAGGCGGCTGGCCTCATCCTCTTCACCGGCATTCTGCCTTTCGGTCACGAGACGATGACGGCGCGATTGCCGCCAAGCGTCGGCATCTTCGAGCCCGTCTTCAACGGCGGCATCCCCTATGTCGGCATCGATGACATCGAGGGTGCCCGCAAGGTGGTCGATCTCCTGATCGCCGAAGGCCATCGCAAGATCGCCTTTATCGGCGATTCCCGCACGCGGCTTGCCTACAAGAGGCGACGGGCCGGCTACGACGCGGGGCTCGACGCGGCGGGCGTGCCGGCGGAGCTTCGGCTCGTCCAGGAGGGCGACGGCACGCTCGAGAGTGGAAGGGCCGCCGTCGAACGGCTCTTCGTGCGCGACACGCTGCCCACCGCTTTCATGTGCGTCAACGACCAGACCGCGCTCGGAGTGATGATCGGGCTGAAGGCGCGCGGCTATGACATTCCGAATGATTTTTCAGTGACCGGCTTTGATGATGTGCCGCAGGCGACGTTCATGACGCCGGCGTTGACCACGATCCGCCAGCCGCGCACGCTGATCGGAAAACAGGCCATGGCACTCCTGCTTGACCTTCTCTCCGACAGGCGCCCCGCCGAGACGGAAATCCTGCTGAGGCCGGATCTGGTGGTCCGCAATTCGGTGACCGCACCGTCGCGGCGGTGGATAGGTAAATAG
- a CDS encoding sugar ABC transporter ATP-binding protein yields MNPETVETGSVVLEARRISKSFSGVQVLFSVNFELRAGEIHALMGENGAGKSTLVKILSGFEQPSSGEILLDGNPVTLPPNGAAEALGIVIIHQEFNLAEHLTVAESLFLGREVTRFGVLDRKYMRAETRRVLDLLGCRVDANALIGSLSIAEKQMVEIAKAISRDARVVFMDEPTAVLSREETNFLFRQVRKLRDQGTSFVFVSHKLDEVIELTDRVTVLRDGQWVKTAPTAILDGESIAQLMVGREMSSLYPAKSEPDVDEEIVLRVDSLSTDYVKDASFEVRKGEILGFSGMIGSGRTELMEAVAGLRSRLSGEVTIRGEAVPSGDVHAANRRGLAYMTKDRKAKGLLLNSGMTANLTLQSLGQHTRLGYLDPTSEAAALEKARRRFDIRVRDRDLVARRMSGGNQQKLLLAKVMETEPEIIIIDEPTRGIDVGTKQQIYHFISALARDGRSIIVVSSEMPEVIGLCTRVAVMREGRIVGMLEGDEISEQEIMRYAAGLKRMAAA; encoded by the coding sequence ATGAATCCGGAAACGGTCGAAACCGGGAGCGTCGTGCTGGAGGCACGTCGCATCAGCAAGTCGTTCAGCGGCGTGCAGGTGCTCTTCAGCGTCAATTTCGAGCTTCGCGCCGGCGAGATCCATGCCCTGATGGGCGAGAACGGCGCCGGCAAGTCCACGCTGGTAAAAATCCTTTCCGGATTCGAGCAGCCATCCTCGGGCGAGATACTGCTCGACGGCAATCCGGTGACGCTTCCGCCGAACGGCGCCGCCGAAGCGCTCGGCATCGTCATCATCCACCAGGAATTCAATCTTGCCGAACATCTGACCGTTGCGGAAAGCCTGTTTCTCGGCCGCGAGGTCACGCGCTTCGGCGTGCTCGACCGGAAATACATGCGCGCGGAAACGCGCCGTGTTCTCGATCTCCTCGGCTGTCGCGTCGACGCGAATGCGCTGATCGGCAGCCTGTCGATCGCCGAAAAGCAGATGGTGGAGATTGCCAAGGCGATCAGCCGCGACGCGCGGGTCGTCTTCATGGACGAGCCGACGGCGGTCCTCTCCCGCGAAGAGACCAATTTCCTCTTCCGCCAGGTGCGCAAGCTCAGGGACCAGGGCACGAGCTTCGTCTTCGTCTCGCACAAGCTCGACGAGGTTATCGAACTGACCGATCGGGTGACGGTGCTGCGCGATGGCCAGTGGGTGAAAACGGCCCCGACCGCGATTCTCGACGGAGAATCGATCGCCCAGCTCATGGTCGGCCGCGAGATGTCGAGCCTCTATCCCGCCAAGTCCGAGCCGGATGTCGACGAAGAGATCGTGCTGCGAGTGGACTCACTCTCCACCGACTATGTCAAGGATGCCAGCTTCGAGGTGCGCAAGGGCGAGATCCTGGGCTTTTCGGGCATGATCGGCTCGGGACGGACGGAACTGATGGAGGCGGTCGCCGGCCTCAGGTCGCGGCTCTCGGGAGAGGTGACGATCCGTGGTGAGGCCGTGCCCTCGGGCGACGTGCACGCCGCCAACCGACGTGGCCTTGCCTACATGACCAAGGACCGCAAGGCGAAGGGCCTGCTCCTGAATTCCGGCATGACGGCGAACCTGACCTTGCAGTCGCTCGGCCAGCATACCCGCCTTGGCTATCTCGATCCCACGAGCGAGGCCGCCGCGCTCGAAAAGGCCCGCCGCCGCTTCGACATCCGCGTGCGCGACCGCGACTTGGTGGCAAGGCGCATGTCTGGCGGCAACCAGCAGAAGCTGCTGCTCGCCAAGGTGATGGAGACGGAGCCCGAGATCATCATCATCGACGAGCCGACGCGCGGCATCGACGTCGGCACCAAGCAGCAGATCTATCACTTCATTTCGGCGCTGGCGCGCGACGGCCGTTCGATCATCGTCGTCTCGTCCGAGATGCCGGAAGTGATCGGGCTTTGCACGCGCGTCGCCGTGATGCGCGAGGGACGGATCGTCGGCATGCTCGAAGGCGACGAGATCTCCGAGCAGGAGATCATGCGCTATGCAGCGGGACTGAAGAGGATGGCTGCCGCCTGA
- a CDS encoding ABC transporter permease — protein sequence MSVNEESIQSTSHRRTWRDVDLRAVAPFAALALLLIVGAIVNPNFIGLNNLANVATRCAFIAIIAVGATFVISAGDLDLSVGSMVAFVASLMILFMNSGVIADPTLMLTAAVVFAVAAGAACGLANGLITTVGRIEPFIATLGTMGIYRGLTTWLSQGGAITLREPEIQELYRPAYFGSILGVPVPIAIILAVTAVAAFILYRTRYGRHVVAVGSNSDVARYSGIAVNRVRTIAFVIQGLCVAIAVLLYVPRLGSTSATTGILWELQAITAVVVGGTALKGGAGRVWGTICGAFILELVGNIMLLSNFISEYLIGAMQGAIIIIAMLVQRSLVRKS from the coding sequence ATGAGCGTTAACGAGGAAAGCATCCAAAGCACAAGTCATCGCCGCACCTGGCGCGACGTCGATCTGAGGGCGGTGGCGCCGTTTGCCGCACTTGCGCTGCTTTTGATCGTCGGTGCGATCGTCAACCCCAACTTCATCGGCCTCAACAATCTCGCCAATGTCGCCACCCGCTGCGCCTTTATCGCCATCATTGCAGTCGGCGCGACTTTCGTCATCTCGGCAGGAGACCTCGATCTCTCTGTCGGCTCGATGGTCGCTTTCGTGGCAAGCTTGATGATCCTGTTCATGAATTCCGGCGTCATCGCCGATCCGACGTTGATGCTGACGGCGGCGGTCGTTTTCGCGGTAGCTGCAGGAGCGGCCTGCGGCCTCGCCAACGGGCTGATCACCACCGTCGGCAGGATCGAGCCTTTCATCGCTACGCTCGGCACGATGGGCATCTATCGCGGCCTCACCACCTGGCTTTCGCAGGGCGGCGCGATCACGCTTCGCGAGCCGGAGATACAGGAGCTCTACCGCCCGGCCTATTTCGGCAGCATTCTCGGCGTGCCGGTGCCGATCGCGATCATCCTCGCGGTTACCGCCGTCGCCGCCTTCATCCTCTATCGCACGCGTTACGGCAGGCACGTGGTCGCCGTCGGCTCCAATAGCGACGTTGCCCGCTATTCCGGCATCGCCGTCAACCGCGTGCGCACCATCGCATTCGTGATCCAGGGCCTCTGCGTGGCGATTGCCGTGCTGCTCTACGTGCCACGCCTCGGCTCTACCTCGGCGACGACTGGCATCCTCTGGGAACTGCAGGCCATCACCGCCGTCGTCGTCGGCGGCACCGCGCTCAAGGGCGGCGCCGGCCGCGTCTGGGGCACGATCTGCGGCGCCTTCATTCTCGAATTGGTCGGTAACATCATGCTCCTGTCGAACTTCATCAGCGAATACCTGATCGGCGCGATGCAGGGTGCGATCATCATCATCGCGATGCTCGTCCAGCGCTCGCTGGTACGCAAATCGTGA
- a CDS encoding substrate-binding domain-containing protein: MRKGLMGIAAVAMMALTGVAHAEEKKVTIGVSIPAADHGWTAGVVFHAERVAKTLMEQHPGLNVIVKTSPDPASQANAVQDLETQGIDALVILPTDPDPLVNAIKEVKGKGTFVALVDRAPSVNDNSVRDLYVAGNNPALGQVAGEYIKATTPEAKVVVIRGLPIPIDQQRQDGFDQGIAGSKVEILDRQYGNWNRDDAFKVMQDYLTKYPQIDVVWCQDDDMAVGVLQAIEQAKRTDIQYVVAGAGSKEMIKKVMDGDKMIPVDVLYPPAMVGTALEMTAANFYGQVPVRGTYTIDATLVTKDNAQDFYFPDSPF; the protein is encoded by the coding sequence ATGCGAAAGGGATTAATGGGCATTGCTGCCGTCGCGATGATGGCACTGACGGGCGTGGCCCACGCGGAGGAGAAGAAGGTCACGATCGGCGTCTCGATCCCTGCGGCCGACCACGGCTGGACCGCCGGTGTTGTGTTCCACGCGGAACGCGTCGCGAAAACGCTCATGGAACAGCATCCGGGCCTCAACGTCATCGTCAAGACCTCGCCGGATCCGGCAAGCCAGGCCAATGCCGTGCAGGACCTCGAAACTCAGGGCATCGACGCGCTGGTGATCCTGCCGACCGATCCCGATCCGCTTGTCAACGCCATCAAGGAGGTCAAGGGCAAGGGCACGTTCGTGGCGCTCGTCGACCGCGCGCCGTCCGTCAACGACAACAGCGTGCGTGATCTCTATGTCGCCGGCAACAACCCCGCACTCGGCCAGGTCGCCGGCGAATACATCAAGGCTACGACGCCGGAGGCCAAGGTCGTCGTCATTCGCGGCCTGCCGATTCCGATCGACCAGCAGCGTCAGGACGGCTTCGACCAGGGCATCGCCGGCTCGAAGGTCGAAATCCTCGACCGCCAGTACGGCAACTGGAACCGCGACGATGCCTTCAAAGTCATGCAGGACTATCTGACCAAGTACCCGCAGATCGACGTCGTCTGGTGCCAGGACGACGACATGGCCGTCGGCGTGCTGCAGGCGATCGAGCAAGCCAAGCGCACCGACATCCAGTATGTCGTCGCCGGCGCCGGTTCGAAGGAAATGATCAAGAAGGTCATGGACGGCGACAAGATGATCCCGGTCGACGTGCTCTACCCGCCGGCAATGGTCGGCACCGCGCTGGAAATGACGGCGGCCAACTTCTACGGCCAGGTTCCGGTTCGCGGCACCTACACGATCGACGCGACGCTGGTCACCAAGGACAATGCGCAGGACTTCTACTTCCCCGATTCCCCGTTCTGA
- a CDS encoding response regulator — protein MRILLVEDNQALAEGLSAILRGSGYAVDVVSDGASAHAVAAAESFDLVILDLNLPEMDGLDVLRAMRARQNRAAVLILTARGTPEERVKGLDLGADDYMIKPFDIGEFEARVRVLLRRQAGLRTSVVSYGNVTLDLTARSFSAGGVPIEIPARELGLLELLFMRAGKVVAKEAIVQSLTGLDDDLSPNAIEQYVSRLRKRLAPYGLTVRTARGIGYYLDKTASPE, from the coding sequence TTGCGAATCTTGCTTGTTGAAGACAATCAGGCCCTGGCGGAGGGCCTATCCGCGATCCTGCGCGGAAGCGGTTATGCGGTCGACGTCGTCAGCGACGGTGCCTCGGCCCATGCCGTTGCCGCTGCGGAAAGCTTCGATCTGGTGATCCTCGATCTCAACCTGCCGGAAATGGATGGCCTCGACGTGCTGCGCGCCATGCGGGCGCGGCAGAACCGGGCGGCGGTCCTGATCCTGACTGCGCGCGGCACCCCGGAAGAGCGGGTGAAGGGCCTCGATCTCGGCGCCGACGACTACATGATCAAGCCCTTCGACATCGGCGAGTTCGAGGCGCGGGTGCGGGTGCTGCTGCGCCGCCAGGCAGGATTGCGGACTTCTGTCGTCAGCTATGGCAATGTCACGCTGGACCTCACGGCGCGCAGCTTTTCTGCCGGTGGTGTACCGATCGAAATTCCCGCCCGGGAGCTCGGGCTGCTCGAACTTCTGTTCATGCGCGCCGGCAAGGTCGTCGCCAAGGAGGCGATCGTCCAGTCGCTCACTGGTCTCGATGACGATCTCAGCCCCAATGCGATCGAGCAATATGTAAGCCGGCTTCGCAAGCGCCTGGCGCCCTATGGCCTGACGGTGCGCACCGCGCGCGGCATCGGCTATTACCTCGACAAGACGGCCAGCCCCGAATGA
- a CDS encoding ABC transporter substrate-binding protein, with protein sequence MRYLISLLFCLILPGLAHSAPVFFPALSGNDAAPVLVVYSSLDEPLARPMILGFQKANPDVAVRYEDMLTGEIYDRIVKETDAGQKTADFAFSSAMDLQVKLSNDGYAQRSDLPMSGRWPVWANWRNTAYALTFEPAVFVYHKPSFKTEPPPATRAEFVDYLKRKGSAVFGRIGTYDIERSGVGFLFMSRDQEQFGDIWSVIQAMGSAGVKLYSTSQAIVERVADGRFVLGYNILGSYAADWASRHPDVGIVLPKDYTVVMSRIGLVPQAAASPDLGRRYLEFFMSKEGQTIMARELQIPAVSPDVAGENTANTMQEMLGGQLRPVPVSPGLMVYLDQVKRARLIARWNEVLRLH encoded by the coding sequence ATGCGATACCTGATCTCCCTGCTTTTCTGTCTCATCCTTCCAGGGCTGGCGCATTCGGCGCCCGTGTTCTTCCCGGCCCTTTCCGGGAACGACGCGGCCCCGGTTCTCGTCGTCTATTCCTCGCTCGACGAACCGCTCGCACGGCCGATGATCCTCGGCTTTCAGAAGGCCAATCCGGACGTAGCGGTTCGCTACGAGGATATGCTGACGGGCGAGATCTACGACCGGATCGTCAAGGAGACGGATGCTGGCCAGAAGACGGCTGACTTCGCCTTCTCCTCGGCCATGGACCTGCAGGTCAAGCTCAGCAACGACGGCTATGCGCAACGCAGCGACCTGCCGATGAGCGGCCGCTGGCCGGTCTGGGCGAACTGGCGCAACACCGCCTATGCACTGACCTTCGAACCGGCCGTCTTCGTCTACCATAAGCCAAGCTTCAAGACCGAGCCGCCGCCTGCAACACGCGCGGAATTCGTCGACTATCTGAAGCGGAAGGGCAGCGCCGTCTTCGGCCGGATCGGCACCTATGATATCGAGCGCTCGGGCGTCGGTTTCCTCTTCATGTCGCGCGACCAGGAGCAGTTCGGCGACATCTGGAGCGTCATCCAGGCGATGGGGTCCGCGGGCGTAAAACTCTATTCGACCAGCCAAGCGATCGTCGAACGGGTCGCCGACGGCCGCTTCGTGCTCGGCTACAATATCCTCGGATCCTATGCCGCCGACTGGGCCTCGCGCCATCCCGATGTCGGGATCGTGCTTCCAAAGGACTATACGGTGGTGATGTCGCGCATCGGGCTGGTGCCGCAGGCGGCCGCCTCTCCTGACCTCGGCCGCCGGTATCTCGAATTCTTCATGTCGAAGGAAGGCCAGACCATCATGGCGCGCGAGCTGCAGATCCCCGCAGTCAGCCCGGATGTCGCAGGCGAGAACACTGCCAACACCATGCAGGAGATGCTCGGCGGGCAATTGCGACCCGTTCCGGTCAGCCCGGGATTGATGGTCTATCTCGACCAGGTCAAGCGCGCCCGCCTGATCGCGCGCTGGAACGAGGTGCTGAGGCTCCACTGA
- a CDS encoding Bug family tripartite tricarboxylate transporter substrate binding protein: MKHFFLASILAGALALPAYAADYTIIAPANPGGGWDQTARSLQTVMQQEGISGNVQVQNVPGAGGTIGLAQFASQQKGNPNALLVGGYVMVGAILTNNSPVTLKDVTPIARLTGEYEAIVVPAASEIKTMGDLVEALKKDPGAVSWAGGSAGGTDHIAVGLIAKAAGVDPTKINYIAYSGGGEALAAILGSQVTAGISGYGEFESQVKAGTLRLLAVSSAERLPGIDAPTLKESGVDVVVENWRMVAAAPGLTDEQKAAVSADIEKLAKSAGWQEVLKTKGWQDTYLAGDAFNEQLAKDVSATETVLKDIGLVK; this comes from the coding sequence TTGAAACACTTCTTCCTGGCATCCATTCTCGCTGGCGCCCTGGCGCTTCCGGCATATGCCGCCGACTATACGATCATCGCGCCGGCCAACCCCGGCGGCGGCTGGGACCAGACGGCCCGTTCGCTGCAGACCGTCATGCAGCAGGAAGGCATTTCCGGCAATGTCCAGGTGCAAAACGTTCCCGGCGCCGGCGGTACCATCGGGCTTGCACAGTTCGCCAGCCAGCAGAAGGGCAACCCGAACGCCCTCCTCGTCGGCGGCTACGTCATGGTGGGCGCCATCCTCACCAACAATTCGCCCGTGACCCTCAAGGACGTGACGCCGATCGCCCGTCTTACCGGCGAGTACGAAGCGATCGTCGTCCCGGCCGCTTCCGAGATCAAGACTATGGGCGACCTCGTCGAGGCGCTGAAGAAGGATCCGGGCGCCGTTTCCTGGGCTGGCGGCTCCGCTGGCGGCACCGACCACATCGCCGTCGGCCTGATTGCCAAGGCGGCCGGCGTCGATCCGACGAAGATCAACTACATCGCCTATTCCGGCGGTGGTGAAGCGCTCGCCGCCATCCTGGGCAGCCAGGTGACCGCAGGCATTTCCGGCTATGGCGAATTCGAATCGCAGGTGAAGGCTGGGACGCTCCGCCTTCTTGCGGTCTCAAGCGCCGAACGCCTCCCAGGCATCGATGCACCGACGCTGAAGGAATCCGGTGTCGACGTCGTGGTTGAAAACTGGCGCATGGTCGCAGCCGCTCCCGGCCTCACCGATGAGCAGAAGGCAGCCGTTTCCGCCGACATCGAAAAGCTCGCCAAGTCCGCAGGCTGGCAGGAAGTCCTGAAGACGAAGGGCTGGCAGGACACCTACCTCGCCGGCGACGCCTTCAACGAGCAGCTCGCGAAGGACGTTTCCGCAACCGAAACTGTCCTCAAGGACATCGGACTGGTCAAATGA
- a CDS encoding tripartite tricarboxylate transporter TctB family protein, with protein sequence MNRGNHPSVETRRPDRAALIIAVVLALIAGLIFWDVSRLAGLAGYSQIGPTTVPYVIACCLIGLAIWTAVEAVRGDFGHEREHQEFGPVFWIVGGLAAQMLLLNTLGFSIATGILFGLTARGFGKRKLWLTIPVGIAFSFIVWLIFAKLLQLSLPAGPLERLFF encoded by the coding sequence ATGAACAGGGGAAATCACCCTTCCGTCGAAACGCGCCGCCCTGACAGGGCGGCGCTCATCATCGCCGTCGTTCTGGCGCTCATCGCCGGCCTGATCTTCTGGGACGTTTCGCGCCTGGCCGGGCTCGCCGGCTATTCACAGATCGGCCCGACGACGGTTCCCTATGTGATCGCCTGCTGTCTCATCGGCCTCGCAATCTGGACCGCCGTCGAAGCAGTGAGGGGCGACTTCGGTCACGAGCGAGAGCACCAGGAGTTCGGCCCCGTATTCTGGATCGTCGGTGGGCTGGCCGCCCAGATGCTGCTCTTGAACACGCTCGGCTTTTCGATCGCCACCGGCATTCTCTTCGGTCTGACTGCACGCGGCTTCGGCAAACGCAAGCTGTGGCTCACAATTCCGGTTGGAATTGCCTTCAGCTTCATCGTCTGGCTGATCTTCGCCAAGCTCCTGCAACTGTCGCTGCCCGCAGGGCCGCTTGAACGCCTGTTCTTCTGA